The Shewanella zhangzhouensis genome has a window encoding:
- a CDS encoding anthranilate synthase component 1 → MTQQAFDAKAEGKLATGKLTKQPLPYQDDPLALYESLTQDAHHTLLLESAEIDSKENLKSIIMTHAALKIAAQGYRLEFTALDDNGRVLLPAIAGFFNSELHETNHLAVTLTRDTGLLDEDARLKSTSPLDGLRALLKHIHVGDKVAFEDLFLGGVLAYDLIDTVEPLPKARDGANTCPDYLFYLADTLVLVDHKAKQAELVLSAFSTDGQISPFIEDELKRRAKVIEAIANRPRPVKALKPVNVEASVSISDEDFKDAVNALKEHIIAGDIFQVVPSRSFSLPCPNTLGAYRALRKTNPSPYMFYFRSSDFTLFGASPESALKYDAGSNQVEVYPIAGTRKRGKDASGNIDHDLDGRIELELRLDKKELSEHLMLVDLARNDIARISQSGTRKVAELLKVDRYSHVMHLVSRVTGQLRQDLDALHAYQACMNMGTLTGAPKVRASQLIRETEKTRRGSYGGAVGYLSATGDMDTCIVIRSAFVKDGVAHIQAGAGVVYDSDPQAEADETRQKAQAVISAIKLGGGL, encoded by the coding sequence ATGACACAACAGGCGTTTGATGCCAAGGCTGAGGGAAAGCTGGCCACAGGCAAGTTGACCAAGCAGCCCTTGCCTTACCAGGATGACCCTCTGGCGCTCTACGAGAGCCTGACTCAGGATGCCCACCACACTCTCTTGCTGGAATCGGCTGAAATCGACAGCAAAGAGAACCTTAAAAGCATCATCATGACCCACGCGGCCCTGAAAATTGCCGCCCAGGGGTATCGGTTGGAATTTACCGCGCTGGATGACAACGGTCGGGTGCTGCTGCCCGCCATCGCCGGCTTTTTTAACAGCGAACTGCATGAAACCAACCACCTTGCAGTGACATTAACACGTGACACCGGCCTGCTGGATGAAGATGCCAGGCTAAAATCCACCTCGCCCCTGGATGGTCTGCGGGCACTGCTCAAGCATATCCATGTGGGTGACAAGGTCGCCTTTGAAGATCTCTTTCTCGGCGGCGTACTGGCCTACGATTTGATTGATACCGTTGAGCCCCTGCCCAAAGCACGGGACGGCGCCAACACCTGCCCGGATTATCTCTTTTATCTCGCCGACACCCTGGTGCTTGTGGACCACAAGGCCAAACAGGCCGAATTGGTCTTGTCGGCCTTTTCCACCGACGGGCAAATATCACCCTTCATAGAAGATGAACTCAAGCGCCGCGCCAAGGTGATAGAGGCCATCGCCAATCGCCCCCGCCCGGTTAAAGCCCTCAAACCGGTGAATGTCGAGGCCAGCGTCAGCATCAGTGACGAAGACTTTAAAGACGCGGTGAACGCCCTGAAAGAGCACATCATCGCAGGCGATATTTTTCAGGTGGTGCCGTCAAGAAGCTTCAGCCTGCCCTGCCCCAATACTCTGGGTGCTTACAGAGCACTGCGTAAAACCAACCCAAGTCCTTACATGTTTTATTTTCGCAGCAGCGATTTCACCCTCTTTGGCGCCTCACCCGAGAGCGCACTGAAATACGATGCCGGCAGCAATCAGGTGGAAGTCTACCCCATCGCCGGCACCCGCAAACGCGGCAAAGATGCCAGTGGCAACATAGACCACGACCTGGATGGCCGTATCGAGCTGGAACTGCGCCTCGATAAAAAGGAACTCTCAGAGCACCTGATGCTGGTCGATTTGGCCCGAAATGATATTGCCCGCATCAGCCAAAGCGGTACCCGCAAGGTGGCAGAGCTGCTGAAGGTCGACCGATATAGCCACGTGATGCACCTGGTCAGCCGGGTCACAGGCCAACTGAGGCAGGATCTCGATGCCCTCCATGCCTATCAGGCCTGTATGAATATGGGCACGCTCACAGGTGCCCCCAAGGTTAGAGCCTCCCAGCTTATCCGCGAAACCGAAAAGACCCGCAGGGGCAGCTATGGGGGCGCCGTGGGTTACCTGTCCGCCACCGGCGACATGGATACCTGTATAGTCATTCGTTCGGCCTTTGTGAAAGACGGCGTTGCCCATATCCAGGCCGGTGCCGGTGTGGTGTATGACTCAGATCCCCAGGCAGAGGCCGACGAAACCCGTCAAAAAGCACAGGCAGTGATCTCTGCCATCAAACTGGGAGGTGGCCTGTGA
- a CDS encoding aminodeoxychorismate/anthranilate synthase component II, with the protein MKLYLLDNFDSFTYNLVDQFRALGFEVVIYRNDVDPQQLAAKLLAEPQTALVLSPGPGAPHEAGCMMALIKLVAGKLPILGICLGHQALVEHYGGKVERAPSVVHGKASPTVHDGQGIFRSLPSPLPVARYHSLVATEVPDSLKVIATTEGMPMAVLHEEDKALGFQFHPESILTTLGSTLLVQSLQYLTGMGAKGDQQ; encoded by the coding sequence GTGAAACTCTATTTACTCGATAACTTCGATTCTTTTACCTACAACCTGGTCGACCAATTCCGCGCCCTGGGTTTTGAAGTGGTGATTTACCGTAACGACGTTGACCCACAGCAGCTGGCAGCCAAGTTACTGGCCGAGCCTCAAACCGCACTGGTGCTTTCCCCCGGCCCAGGCGCGCCACACGAAGCAGGCTGCATGATGGCGCTGATTAAACTGGTGGCCGGAAAACTGCCCATCCTGGGAATTTGTCTGGGTCATCAGGCGTTGGTGGAACACTACGGCGGCAAGGTAGAGCGCGCCCCCAGCGTGGTACACGGCAAGGCGAGCCCCACAGTCCATGACGGTCAAGGGATTTTCCGTAGCCTGCCATCACCCTTACCGGTGGCACGCTATCACAGTCTGGTGGCCACAGAGGTGCCTGACTCCCTCAAGGTCATTGCCACCACCGAAGGCATGCCCATGGCGGTTCTCCACGAAGAAGACAAGGCCCTGGGATTTCAGTTTCACCCTGAATCGATTCTGACTACCCTTGGCAGTACCTTGCTGGTGCAAAGCCTGCAATACCTGACCGGCATGGGCGCCAAAGGAGATCAGCAATGA
- the trpD gene encoding anthranilate phosphoribosyltransferase, with product MSKDIRQLLDKAYGGNPLSRDEAKCLFAALVRGELDEVTIAALLMALKVRGETIDEISGAADAMREAANPFPRPALDGGILDIVGTGGDGFNTINISTTATFVAAAAGAKVAKHGNRSVSSKSGSSDLLGQFGIELTMTPKTAADCLEALGICFLFAPHYHGGVKHAIPVRQKLATRTLFNVLGPLINPSHPDFMLLGVYSASLVRPIAEVLCALGVTRAMVVHGEGLDEVALHGTTQVCELKNGELVDYTLSPQDFGLEPVQVTELEGGNPEDNALITAAILKGEGKAAHRDAVALNAGCALYVAGLADTPQAGFKLAIDTLASGKAYEKLIGLAAMSQQHKA from the coding sequence ATGAGCAAGGACATCAGACAACTTCTCGATAAGGCCTACGGCGGCAACCCCTTGTCCCGCGACGAAGCCAAGTGTCTCTTTGCTGCGCTGGTAAGGGGCGAGCTTGATGAGGTCACCATTGCGGCGCTTTTGATGGCCCTCAAGGTGCGGGGCGAAACCATTGATGAAATCAGCGGCGCGGCCGATGCCATGCGCGAAGCGGCCAATCCCTTCCCACGGCCCGCACTTGATGGCGGCATTCTGGATATCGTCGGCACCGGCGGTGACGGTTTCAACACCATCAATATCTCCACCACCGCAACCTTTGTGGCGGCCGCGGCCGGCGCCAAGGTGGCCAAGCACGGTAACCGCAGCGTGTCGTCCAAGTCTGGCTCGTCTGATCTGCTCGGTCAGTTCGGCATTGAGTTGACCATGACGCCAAAAACCGCCGCCGACTGTCTTGAAGCTTTGGGTATCTGTTTTCTCTTTGCCCCCCACTACCACGGCGGGGTAAAACATGCCATACCGGTAAGGCAAAAGCTCGCCACCCGAACCCTGTTCAATGTGCTCGGCCCCCTGATTAATCCAAGCCATCCCGACTTTATGCTGCTGGGGGTGTACAGTGCATCTCTGGTTCGTCCCATTGCCGAGGTGCTCTGCGCCCTTGGGGTAACACGGGCCATGGTGGTACATGGAGAAGGGCTGGACGAAGTCGCGCTCCATGGCACAACCCAGGTCTGTGAACTCAAGAACGGTGAACTTGTCGATTACACGCTGTCGCCACAGGATTTTGGGCTTGAACCAGTGCAGGTGACTGAGCTTGAAGGCGGTAATCCAGAGGACAATGCGCTCATCACCGCTGCCATTTTAAAAGGCGAAGGTAAGGCCGCCCACAGGGATGCCGTGGCGCTTAACGCGGGCTGTGCGCTCTATGTGGCAGGGCTCGCCGACACGCCCCAGGCAGGATTTAAGCTTGCCATTGACACCCTCGCCTCCGGCAAGGCAT